Proteins from one Planctomyces sp. SH-PL62 genomic window:
- a CDS encoding NAD(+) synthase, with amino-acid sequence MNVFGMVRVACASIRTSVGDPAANAREVVGVLERLEGCDVAVFPELCLTGYTCADLFHQPTLLNAALDALAAVVEANAGKPRVVVVGLPLGVGPHLYNVAAVVDGGGVRGIVPKQHIPNYKEFYERRWFRPATGAEPAEVEVLGRPTPFGIDLLFQAEGAGEAGRDAVIGVEICEDLWLPIPPSSFQALAGATLLLNLSASNETIGKSAYRTDLVVGQSGRCLAAYAYAGSGPTESTTDLVFGGHCLIAENGRLLEESRRVGDGRTVERGSYWIERDVDVARVTFQRRSEATFEAPFGLARPFRRIPTGLSLSEPADLKRFVPAAPFVPESGPELKRRCAEIFEIQVAGLAKRVERLPAGTTLHLGVSGGLDSTLALLVAVKTLDLLGLDRKLLRGLTMPGFGTTSRTRTNAVDLMEHLGVSSEAIDIAPLALRTFQDLGHSPFGIDVRGLDVAAFREALHDVPEDRRKDLVFENVQARLRTFLLMSRGFVVGTGDLSEMALGWSTYNADHMSMYNPNCSIPKTLVRFLVMYVAQHEFPEGPARDTLTSIAETTISPELLPPSRRGEILQSTEDALGPYELHDFFLYHLVRVGCTPEKILFLSRFAPFSKAYAPELVAKTLKTFLSRFFAQQYKRSCVPDGPKVGTVSLSPRGDWRMPSDADADAWLRWARD; translated from the coding sequence ATGAACGTATTCGGTATGGTCCGCGTCGCTTGCGCATCGATCCGGACTTCGGTGGGGGACCCGGCGGCCAACGCCCGCGAGGTCGTCGGCGTCCTGGAGCGGCTGGAAGGCTGCGACGTCGCCGTCTTCCCCGAGCTTTGCCTCACCGGCTACACCTGCGCCGACCTCTTCCACCAGCCGACCCTGCTGAATGCCGCGCTCGACGCGCTGGCGGCGGTCGTCGAGGCCAACGCGGGGAAGCCGCGGGTGGTGGTGGTCGGGCTCCCGCTGGGGGTCGGGCCGCACCTCTACAACGTCGCGGCGGTGGTCGACGGCGGCGGCGTGCGGGGGATCGTCCCCAAGCAGCACATCCCGAATTACAAGGAATTCTACGAGCGCCGCTGGTTCCGTCCCGCGACCGGGGCCGAGCCGGCGGAGGTCGAGGTCCTGGGCCGCCCGACGCCGTTCGGGATCGACCTGCTGTTCCAGGCCGAGGGCGCCGGCGAGGCCGGGCGCGACGCGGTGATCGGGGTCGAGATCTGCGAGGACCTCTGGCTGCCGATCCCCCCCAGCTCCTTCCAGGCGCTGGCGGGGGCGACCTTGCTGCTCAACCTCTCGGCCAGCAACGAGACGATCGGCAAGAGCGCGTACCGGACCGACCTCGTCGTCGGCCAGTCCGGCCGCTGCCTCGCCGCGTACGCCTACGCCGGCTCCGGCCCGACCGAATCGACGACCGACCTGGTCTTCGGCGGCCACTGCCTGATCGCCGAGAACGGCCGGTTGCTGGAGGAGTCCCGCCGGGTGGGGGACGGCCGGACGGTGGAGCGCGGGTCGTACTGGATCGAGCGCGACGTGGACGTCGCCCGGGTGACGTTCCAGCGCCGTTCGGAGGCGACGTTCGAGGCGCCCTTCGGCCTGGCGCGGCCCTTCCGCCGCATCCCGACGGGCCTGAGCCTGAGCGAGCCCGCGGACCTGAAGCGATTCGTGCCCGCCGCGCCGTTCGTCCCCGAGAGCGGCCCCGAGCTGAAGCGCCGATGCGCCGAGATCTTCGAGATCCAGGTCGCCGGCCTGGCCAAGCGGGTGGAGCGGCTGCCGGCCGGGACGACGCTCCACCTGGGGGTCTCCGGCGGGCTCGACTCGACGCTCGCGCTGCTGGTCGCGGTCAAGACGCTGGACCTGCTGGGGCTGGATCGGAAGCTGCTGCGCGGGCTGACGATGCCCGGCTTCGGCACCACCAGCCGGACGCGGACCAACGCGGTCGACCTGATGGAGCACCTGGGGGTCTCGTCCGAGGCCATCGACATCGCCCCGCTGGCCCTGCGGACCTTCCAGGACCTGGGCCACTCGCCGTTCGGGATCGACGTCCGGGGCCTGGACGTGGCCGCCTTCCGCGAGGCCCTGCACGACGTCCCCGAGGACCGGCGGAAGGACCTGGTCTTCGAGAACGTCCAGGCGCGGCTGCGGACGTTCCTCCTGATGTCGCGCGGGTTCGTCGTGGGGACCGGCGACCTCTCGGAGATGGCGCTGGGCTGGTCGACGTACAACGCCGATCACATGAGCATGTACAACCCCAACTGCTCGATCCCCAAGACCCTCGTGCGGTTCCTGGTCATGTACGTCGCCCAGCACGAGTTCCCCGAGGGACCCGCCCGGGACACCCTGACCTCGATCGCCGAGACGACCATCTCCCCCGAGCTGCTCCCCCCTTCCCGGCGCGGGGAGATCTTGCAGTCCACCGAAGACGCCCTGGGCCCCTACGAGCTGCACGACTTCTTCCTCTACCACCTCGTTCGGGTCGGCTGCACCCCCGAGAAGATCCTCTTCCTGAGCCGGTTCGCCCCGTTCTCGAAGGCGTACGCGCCGGAGCTGGTGGCGAAGACGTTGAA
- a CDS encoding M1 family aminopeptidase: MLSFSRRSFLAACLASTAALAFGQAPVGQARKPFAKPGTPRKAERIRSYDVKHIRADLKLDLEKGTIAGTVAHTIAPLHAPLARLELDCGPRLKVERATLGAAGVELPFEHKGETLAITIEPPRPAGEEFVTTIAYSGATEQGLHFIPPDAVNPDRPRAAWTQGEAEETRYWLPCYDSPNDPATTEMVVTVARPYSVVSNGALAETTENPDGTRTFHWKMEQPHSSYLITIAASEFNTFRDHVGDLPVEYHVLKNVDEETARRFMGKTPRMIEFFSEATGQPYPYPKYAQVCLPEFNGGMENTSATSMTDDALLDRLEAQERDMDGLVAHELAHQWFGDLMTCKDWSHLWLNEGFASYFDPLFAEHELGDDEFRLQMRAAQQGYLGADRMYRRPIVEPRYENPIQLFDGMSYAKGASVLHALRGTVGDEGWWKGIKRYVAANKFRNVESDDLRKAFEAATGKDLGWFFDQWVYKAGHPELKASWRYEPEDATVRLKVEQVQKLDEQTPLFRLPTTVEIVEAPGRSKSVAIVVDGPTHEFVIPAGAEPKAVLLDPQGWIPKELMFERPVAENLFLLEHGPNVLARLDAAEALAKKVADHPEARTALAAAWSKEKRPDAAVKLLETLKAGDEANRATLVSAAESPEARVRAAAVRGLAALPRDDASEALLREVWNDPEAPYGARRAALRGLVTWKVADAEKLADAALDLVDGRHVLAATALGLALEQPGARARELAAAYLAPGRPPRLRYAALQAMESLAKDDAGLQDLIVPLAEDADRGIRTRAWGLIRTHRIQKALPVLENRLKIEDFGFNAGARNILEAALKALKEAGPEAVKAPTPPAAAAAPAPAPEPWAEIQKQVDELERQLRELRKKIEERKAG; this comes from the coding sequence ATGCTGAGCTTTTCGCGTCGATCGTTCCTCGCGGCGTGCCTCGCGTCGACGGCGGCCCTGGCGTTCGGGCAGGCGCCCGTCGGCCAGGCGCGCAAGCCGTTCGCCAAGCCGGGGACGCCCCGCAAGGCCGAGCGGATCCGGTCGTACGACGTCAAGCACATCCGGGCCGACCTGAAGCTCGACCTGGAGAAAGGGACGATCGCCGGGACGGTCGCGCACACCATCGCCCCGCTGCACGCGCCCCTGGCGAGGCTGGAACTCGACTGCGGACCCAGGCTCAAGGTTGAGCGCGCGACCCTGGGCGCGGCGGGCGTCGAGCTCCCCTTCGAGCATAAAGGGGAGACACTGGCGATCACGATCGAGCCCCCGAGGCCGGCGGGCGAGGAGTTCGTGACGACGATCGCGTACTCCGGCGCGACCGAGCAGGGGCTCCACTTCATCCCCCCCGACGCCGTCAACCCCGACCGCCCCCGCGCCGCCTGGACCCAGGGCGAGGCCGAGGAGACCCGCTACTGGCTCCCCTGCTACGACTCCCCCAACGACCCGGCGACCACCGAGATGGTCGTCACCGTCGCCAGGCCCTACTCGGTCGTCTCCAACGGCGCCCTCGCCGAGACGACGGAGAACCCCGACGGCACCCGCACGTTCCACTGGAAGATGGAGCAGCCCCACTCCAGCTACCTGATCACCATCGCCGCCTCGGAATTCAACACCTTCCGCGACCACGTCGGCGACCTCCCCGTCGAGTACCACGTCCTCAAGAACGTCGACGAGGAGACCGCCAGGCGGTTCATGGGCAAGACGCCCCGCATGATCGAATTCTTCAGCGAGGCGACCGGCCAGCCCTATCCCTACCCCAAGTACGCGCAGGTCTGCCTCCCCGAGTTCAACGGCGGCATGGAGAACACCTCGGCCACCTCGATGACCGACGACGCCCTGCTGGACCGCCTGGAAGCCCAGGAACGCGACATGGACGGCCTGGTGGCGCACGAGCTGGCCCACCAGTGGTTCGGCGACCTGATGACCTGCAAGGACTGGTCCCACCTCTGGCTCAACGAGGGCTTCGCCTCCTACTTCGACCCCCTCTTCGCCGAGCACGAGCTGGGCGACGACGAGTTCCGGCTTCAGATGCGAGCGGCGCAGCAAGGCTACCTCGGCGCCGACCGCATGTACCGCCGGCCGATCGTCGAGCCCCGCTACGAGAACCCGATCCAGCTCTTCGACGGCATGTCGTACGCCAAGGGAGCCAGCGTCCTGCACGCGCTCCGGGGGACGGTGGGCGACGAGGGCTGGTGGAAGGGGATCAAACGATACGTGGCGGCGAACAAGTTCCGCAACGTCGAGTCCGACGACCTCCGCAAGGCCTTCGAGGCGGCGACCGGCAAGGACCTGGGCTGGTTCTTCGACCAGTGGGTCTACAAGGCCGGCCACCCCGAGCTGAAGGCGTCGTGGCGATATGAGCCCGAGGACGCGACCGTCCGGCTCAAGGTCGAGCAGGTCCAGAAGCTCGACGAGCAGACCCCCCTGTTCCGCCTGCCGACGACCGTCGAGATCGTCGAGGCCCCCGGCCGCTCGAAGTCGGTCGCGATCGTCGTCGACGGCCCGACGCACGAGTTCGTGATCCCGGCCGGGGCCGAGCCGAAGGCCGTCCTGCTCGACCCCCAGGGCTGGATCCCCAAGGAGCTGATGTTCGAGCGGCCGGTGGCCGAGAACCTGTTCCTGCTCGAACATGGCCCCAACGTGCTGGCCCGGCTCGACGCGGCCGAGGCCCTCGCGAAGAAGGTCGCCGATCATCCCGAGGCCAGGACCGCGCTGGCCGCCGCATGGTCGAAGGAGAAGCGGCCGGACGCGGCGGTGAAGCTGCTGGAGACGCTGAAGGCGGGCGACGAAGCCAACCGCGCGACCCTGGTCTCGGCGGCCGAATCCCCCGAGGCCCGCGTCCGCGCGGCGGCCGTCCGAGGTCTGGCCGCGCTCCCCCGCGACGACGCCTCCGAAGCCCTGCTGCGGGAGGTCTGGAACGACCCCGAGGCCCCGTACGGGGCGCGCCGGGCGGCGCTTCGCGGGCTGGTGACGTGGAAAGTCGCCGACGCCGAGAAGCTCGCCGACGCGGCGCTCGACCTGGTGGACGGCCGGCACGTCCTGGCCGCGACGGCCCTCGGCCTGGCGCTCGAACAGCCCGGCGCCCGCGCCCGCGAGTTGGCCGCCGCCTATCTCGCGCCCGGCCGTCCCCCCCGGCTCCGCTACGCCGCGCTCCAGGCGATGGAGTCGCTCGCCAAGGACGACGCCGGGCTCCAGGACCTGATCGTCCCCCTGGCCGAAGACGCCGACCGCGGCATCCGCACCCGCGCCTGGGGCCTGATCCGCACGCACCGGATCCAGAAGGCCCTGCCGGTCCTGGAGAACCGCCTCAAGATCGAGGACTTCGGCTTCAACGCCGGCGCCCGCAACATCCTGGAAGCGGCCCTCAAGGCCCTGAAAGAGGCCGGGCCCGAGGCCGTCAAGGCCCCGACCCCGCCCGCTGCCGCAGCCGCCCCTGCGCCCGCCCCGGAGCCCTGGGCCGAGATCCAGAAGCAGGTCGACGAGCTGGAGCGTCAGCTTCGCGAGTTGCGGAAGAAGATCGAGGAGCGAAAGGCCGGGTGA
- a CDS encoding DUF1559 domain-containing protein: MDERTKRRGFTLIELLVVIAIIAVLIALLLPAVQSAREAARRMQCANNLKQIGLGMANYESTYGSLPAGIKGCCWGTWIVFVLPAMEQTAAFNGWNFNGDNSANGAATGAGATALRYGGAANTTISRTLFSVYLCPSDQPAKPREQIPSFNYAANFGNTTFYQLATTGSGADLVTFQKAPFTDMWPPTAVNGGPKGYTVSQYGTVGLSAITDGTSNTMLISEIVQGQQPNDLRGFVHWGYAAAFETTLAPNSRLPDVLWSNYCDPNNRGSSPPCIIQPLARNTVLGSRSRHPGGVNSVFADGHVAFVKDSISLPVWRGLGSIAGGEVLSSDAY; the protein is encoded by the coding sequence ATGGATGAGAGAACGAAGCGGCGCGGCTTCACGCTGATCGAGCTGCTGGTGGTGATCGCGATCATCGCCGTCCTGATCGCCCTGCTGCTCCCGGCCGTCCAGTCCGCCCGCGAGGCCGCGCGACGGATGCAGTGCGCCAACAACCTGAAGCAGATCGGCCTGGGGATGGCGAACTACGAGAGCACCTACGGCAGCCTCCCGGCCGGCATCAAGGGCTGCTGCTGGGGGACCTGGATCGTGTTCGTCCTCCCCGCGATGGAGCAGACCGCGGCCTTCAACGGCTGGAATTTCAACGGCGACAACTCGGCCAACGGCGCGGCGACCGGCGCCGGGGCGACGGCCCTCCGCTACGGCGGGGCGGCCAACACGACGATCTCGCGGACCCTCTTCAGCGTCTACCTCTGCCCCAGCGACCAGCCGGCGAAGCCCCGCGAGCAGATCCCGTCGTTCAACTACGCCGCGAACTTCGGCAACACGACCTTCTACCAGCTGGCGACGACCGGCTCGGGCGCGGACCTCGTGACCTTCCAGAAGGCGCCGTTCACCGACATGTGGCCCCCCACGGCCGTCAACGGCGGCCCCAAGGGCTACACAGTCTCGCAATACGGCACCGTGGGGCTCTCGGCGATCACCGACGGCACCAGCAACACGATGCTCATCTCCGAGATCGTCCAGGGCCAGCAGCCCAACGACCTCCGCGGCTTCGTCCACTGGGGCTACGCCGCCGCCTTCGAGACCACCCTCGCCCCCAACAGCCGCCTCCCTGACGTCCTCTGGTCCAACTATTGCGACCCGAACAATCGCGGCTCGTCCCCGCCTTGCATCATCCAGCCGCTGGCGCGGAACACCGTCCTGGGCTCCCGAAGCCGCCACCCCGGCGGCGTCAACAGCGTCTTCGCGGACGGCCACGTCGCGTTCGTGAAGGATTCCATCAGCCTGCCGGTCTGGCGCGGGCTGGGCTCCATCGCCGGCGGCGAGGTCCTCAGCTCGGACGCGTACTGA